One region of Streptomyces rishiriensis genomic DNA includes:
- a CDS encoding acyl-CoA dehydrogenase family protein has translation MTDVTSAKRSLYEEEHELLRETARAFADKHAAPHAERWRTEGKVGRELFEEAARAGILGFNIPEEYGGGGVTDYRFNAVIGEEFSRHPAADGLAAVTLSNDIVVPYFTDLTNDRQKARWLPGIAAGELVVAVAMTEPGTGSDLAGIATTAIRDGDDYVVNGSKVFISNGQNADLIVTAVRTGPDRHGGISLLVIEADRPGFARGRNLEKVGLHAQDTSELYFQDVRVPAAHLLGEEGSGFESLLRNLPQERISIAANAVASIEGVLERTLDYVKGRKAFGRPIGTFQNTRFQLAEMVTTARVGRVYLDELLTRHSRGELTAVDAASAKFWATEHYVDIVGRCLQLHGAYGYMLEYRIAHDYLDSRITTIYGGTTEIMKEIVGRDLGL, from the coding sequence CACGCAGCTCCGCACGCCGAGCGCTGGCGGACCGAGGGCAAGGTCGGCCGCGAGCTCTTCGAGGAGGCTGCCCGGGCCGGGATCCTGGGCTTCAACATCCCCGAGGAATACGGCGGCGGGGGTGTCACCGACTACCGCTTCAACGCGGTGATCGGTGAGGAGTTCTCCCGCCACCCCGCGGCGGACGGCCTCGCGGCGGTGACGCTGTCCAACGACATCGTGGTGCCCTACTTCACCGACCTGACCAACGACCGGCAGAAGGCCCGCTGGCTTCCGGGTATCGCCGCCGGAGAGCTCGTCGTCGCGGTGGCGATGACCGAGCCCGGGACCGGCAGCGACCTGGCCGGGATCGCCACCACCGCCATCCGCGACGGGGACGATTATGTGGTCAACGGCAGCAAGGTCTTCATCTCCAACGGCCAGAACGCCGACCTCATCGTCACCGCGGTCAGGACCGGTCCGGACCGCCACGGCGGCATCAGCCTGCTGGTGATCGAGGCCGACCGTCCGGGATTCGCACGAGGCCGCAATCTGGAGAAGGTCGGGCTGCACGCGCAGGACACCAGCGAGCTGTACTTCCAGGACGTGCGGGTACCCGCCGCCCACCTGCTGGGTGAGGAGGGCTCGGGATTCGAGTCCCTGCTGCGCAATCTCCCGCAGGAGCGGATCTCGATCGCCGCCAACGCCGTGGCTTCCATCGAGGGAGTGCTGGAGCGGACCCTGGACTACGTCAAGGGACGCAAGGCGTTCGGCCGGCCGATCGGCACCTTCCAGAACACCCGCTTCCAGCTGGCCGAAATGGTCACGACAGCCCGGGTAGGCCGCGTGTACCTGGACGAACTGCTCACCCGGCACTCGCGCGGCGAACTCACCGCGGTGGACGCGGCATCCGCGAAGTTCTGGGCCACCGAGCACTACGTCGACATCGTCGGACGCTGTCTTCAACTCCACGGCGCCTACGGCTACATGCTGGAGTACCGCATCGCCCATGACTACCTCGACTCCAGGATCACCACCATCTACGGCGGCACCACCGAGATCATGAAGGAGATCGTCGGCCGCGACCTGGGCCTGTAG
- a CDS encoding acetyl-CoA C-acetyltransferase has protein sequence MSDAYIYDAVRTPRGKNRGGALHGTKPVDLVVGLIHAVRERNPTLDPDRIDDIVLGVVSPVGEQGGDIARTASMVAGLPDTVAGVQVNRFCASGLEAVNLAAQKVASGYESLVLAGGVESMSRVPIGSDGGAYAQDPTTAYDAYFVPQGIGADLIATIEGFSREDVDAYAARSQERAETAWREGRFGKSVVPVRDLNGVLVLDHDEHRRPGTTVEKLAALSPSFTAAGAQAGFDAVALQKYHHLERIHHVHHAGNSSGIVDGAALTLIGNREIGERLGLVPRARIVATAVTGADPTIMLTGPTPATRKVLAKAGLTTEDIDLFELNEAFAAVVMKWQRDFKIPDDKVNVNGGAIALGHPLGATGAMILSTVLDELERTGGRRGLATLCVGAGMGIATVIERL, from the coding sequence ATGTCCGACGCCTACATCTACGACGCCGTCCGGACGCCACGCGGCAAGAATCGCGGCGGCGCCCTCCACGGCACCAAGCCGGTCGATCTGGTCGTGGGCCTGATCCACGCGGTCCGGGAACGCAACCCCACCCTCGACCCGGACCGGATCGACGACATCGTGCTCGGTGTCGTCTCCCCCGTGGGCGAGCAGGGCGGTGACATCGCCCGCACCGCCTCCATGGTCGCCGGGCTGCCCGACACCGTGGCCGGCGTCCAGGTCAACCGCTTCTGCGCCTCGGGGCTGGAAGCCGTCAACCTCGCGGCCCAGAAGGTCGCCTCCGGCTACGAGAGCCTCGTTCTCGCGGGCGGTGTCGAATCGATGTCCCGGGTCCCGATCGGCTCGGACGGCGGCGCCTACGCACAGGACCCCACCACCGCGTACGACGCGTACTTCGTCCCCCAGGGCATCGGCGCCGACCTGATCGCGACCATCGAGGGCTTCAGCCGCGAGGACGTCGACGCCTACGCCGCCCGCTCGCAGGAACGGGCCGAGACCGCCTGGCGGGAAGGCCGGTTCGGCAAGTCGGTCGTGCCCGTGCGCGACCTCAACGGCGTCCTGGTGCTCGACCACGACGAGCACCGCCGACCCGGTACCACCGTGGAGAAACTCGCGGCCCTCTCCCCCTCCTTCACCGCCGCCGGCGCACAGGCGGGCTTCGACGCGGTCGCGCTGCAGAAGTACCACCACCTGGAGCGGATTCACCACGTCCACCACGCCGGCAACAGTTCGGGCATCGTCGACGGCGCGGCGCTGACCCTGATAGGCAACCGGGAGATCGGTGAGCGTCTCGGACTCGTCCCTCGCGCCCGGATCGTGGCGACCGCCGTCACCGGTGCGGATCCCACCATCATGCTCACCGGGCCGACCCCCGCGACCAGGAAGGTTCTGGCGAAGGCAGGATTGACGACCGAGGACATCGACCTGTTCGAGCTCAATGAAGCCTTCGCCGCGGTCGTCATGAAGTGGCAACGAGACTTCAAGATCCCCGACGACAAGGTCAACGTCAACGGCGGAGCCATCGCGCTGGGCCATCCGCTGGGTGCCACCGGGGCCATGATCCTCAGCACCGTACTGGACGAGCTCGAGCGTACCGGCGGACGCCGGGGCCTCGCGACGCTGTGCGTGGGTGCCGGGATGGGCATCGCCACCGTAATCGAACGCCTCTGA
- a CDS encoding 3-hydroxyacyl-CoA dehydrogenase NAD-binding domain-containing protein, protein MSGSAITYARDAERVVTLLLDDPSSSVNTMNDAFMTGLEESVPRLEAERNEIAGVLLMSAKKTFFAGGDLNRLSAGSADKAAEETAYINRMKGLMRRLERLGKPVVAILNGTALGGGLEVALCAHHRIATDTPGSRFGLPEVSLGLLPGGGGITRTVRMLGLHKALSDVILPAREFSPRAALALELIDEVVEDAGQAEAKARAWIAEHPEAVQPWDAKGFELPGGDVQSPGISASLPALAGLLRKQTKGTPMPAPRAALAAAVEGARLDFDTASLVETRYLVSLITSQITKNMIKASFFDLRRITSGASRPEGFERFTARKVGVVGAGMMGAGIAYVSAKADIDVVLKDVTTVAAEKGKDYARGLEAKAVTAGGKSQERADALLGRIATTSEAADFTGVDFVIEAVFESAPLKQQVFQQIQDIVEHDAVLGSNTSTLPITLLAKGVARERDFIGIHFFSPVDKMPLVEIVRGEHTSDETLAKVFDYVLQIGKIPIVVNDSRGFFTSRVIGCFIAEAVAAVGEGVEPASVEQAALQAGYPAGALQLLDELTLSLTQRIRIETRTAEEAEGRTWVAHPSEDVVDWMLEQGRIGRRERAGWYDYDDSGKRLGIWPGVRDRYGSGRCVPPLRDLQERMLFAESLEAIDCLDSGVLTSVADANVGSIQGIGFPAWTGGVLQYVNQYEGGLPGFVARARELASAYGARFIPPSSLVERAERGEIYE, encoded by the coding sequence ATGTCCGGATCCGCCATCACTTACGCACGGGACGCCGAAAGGGTCGTCACACTTCTCCTGGACGACCCCTCCTCATCGGTCAACACCATGAACGACGCCTTCATGACCGGACTGGAGGAGTCCGTTCCACGACTGGAGGCTGAGCGGAACGAGATCGCCGGGGTGCTGCTCATGTCCGCCAAGAAGACCTTCTTCGCGGGGGGTGACCTGAACCGGCTGAGCGCGGGCAGTGCCGACAAGGCGGCCGAGGAGACGGCCTACATCAACCGGATGAAGGGACTTATGCGCAGGCTGGAACGCCTGGGCAAGCCGGTCGTCGCGATACTGAACGGCACCGCTCTGGGCGGTGGCCTGGAGGTCGCCCTCTGCGCACACCACCGGATCGCCACCGACACGCCCGGCAGCCGCTTCGGTCTGCCGGAAGTGAGTCTCGGACTGCTCCCTGGCGGCGGCGGCATCACCCGCACCGTCCGCATGCTGGGCCTGCACAAGGCGCTCTCCGACGTGATCCTGCCCGCGCGGGAGTTCAGCCCCCGGGCAGCTCTGGCGCTGGAGCTGATCGACGAGGTCGTCGAGGACGCCGGGCAGGCCGAGGCGAAGGCACGGGCTTGGATCGCCGAGCACCCCGAAGCGGTACAGCCGTGGGACGCCAAGGGCTTCGAACTGCCGGGCGGAGACGTGCAAAGCCCGGGAATCTCCGCTTCCCTGCCCGCGTTGGCCGGCCTGCTGCGCAAGCAGACCAAGGGAACACCGATGCCCGCGCCGCGGGCCGCCCTGGCCGCCGCCGTCGAGGGGGCCCGCCTCGACTTCGACACGGCCTCGCTGGTCGAGACCCGCTACCTGGTCAGCCTGATCACCAGCCAGATCACCAAGAACATGATCAAGGCGTCCTTCTTCGACCTGCGCCGTATCACCTCGGGCGCGAGCCGGCCGGAGGGCTTCGAGCGCTTCACCGCACGCAAGGTCGGGGTCGTCGGCGCAGGAATGATGGGCGCGGGGATCGCCTACGTGAGTGCGAAGGCCGACATCGACGTCGTCCTCAAGGACGTCACGACCGTGGCCGCGGAGAAGGGCAAGGACTACGCGCGCGGCCTTGAGGCGAAGGCAGTGACGGCCGGAGGAAAGAGCCAGGAGAGGGCCGACGCGCTCCTCGGCCGGATCGCAACGACCTCCGAGGCCGCCGACTTCACCGGAGTGGACTTCGTCATCGAAGCGGTCTTCGAGTCGGCACCGCTCAAGCAGCAGGTCTTCCAGCAGATCCAGGACATCGTCGAGCACGACGCAGTGCTCGGATCCAACACCTCGACCCTGCCCATCACCCTGCTGGCCAAAGGCGTCGCACGGGAACGCGACTTCATCGGCATCCACTTCTTCAGCCCGGTCGACAAGATGCCGCTGGTCGAGATCGTCCGTGGCGAGCACACCAGCGACGAGACTCTCGCCAAGGTCTTCGACTACGTCCTGCAGATCGGCAAGATCCCCATCGTCGTCAACGACTCGCGCGGCTTCTTCACCTCCCGCGTGATCGGTTGCTTCATCGCCGAAGCCGTCGCCGCCGTGGGCGAGGGAGTCGAACCGGCCAGCGTCGAACAGGCCGCGCTCCAGGCCGGGTACCCGGCGGGCGCACTCCAGCTGCTGGACGAGCTGACGCTGTCGCTGACACAGAGGATCCGCATCGAGACGCGCACGGCCGAGGAGGCCGAGGGCCGGACCTGGGTGGCCCATCCTTCGGAGGACGTCGTGGACTGGATGCTGGAACAGGGCCGCATCGGTCGGCGCGAGCGCGCCGGCTGGTACGACTACGACGACTCCGGCAAACGGCTCGGCATCTGGCCCGGCGTCCGCGACCGCTACGGCTCGGGCCGGTGCGTACCGCCGCTCAGGGATCTCCAGGAACGCATGCTCTTCGCCGAGTCCCTCGAGGCCATCGACTGCCTCGACAGCGGAGTGCTGACCAGTGTGGCCGACGCCAACGTCGGATCCATCCAGGGCATCGGCTTTCCCGCGTGGACCGGCGGGGTCCTGCAGTACGTCAACCAGTACGAGGGCGGTCTGCCCGGGTTCGTCGCCAGGGCCCGAGAGTTGGCCTCGGCCTATGGCGCCCGGTTCATCCCGCCGAGCTCACTGGTCGAGCGTGCCGAACGCGGTGAGATCTATGAGTGA